The DNA segment CCCGAAAACGCCCCGTCTGTACGCCTTGACCACTCCGCAGGGGTCGGCACGAGCTAGCCACCCCGGTCGATGATCGACCGGAAAGCAAGGGACTTAACCGATCAGCGCAGCTGGTCGTCAAGCTTGCCGGCGTGGTGTTGGTCGGTGCGGTGATACGCCGCGGCGGCGGTGCGCAGGTTTGCGGCCAGACCTTTGGCGGCGGCTTGCAGGGCCTCACCCGCGGCGCGGCGCGCGGATTCGGCCTTGTCCACAGCACGATTGGAGTAGGCACTGGCCACGCCGTGGGCAACCCAGACATCGTGGCCGATACCGTTGGTCACCCGCGTCGCCGATCCGATTTGGTCGGCCACATCGTCTTGTTTGTGTGCCAGCTTCGACACGTGTGCTGGATTGACGACCAAATGACTCATACCTAGTTCCCTTTCCTTTCGGTGCCTTTCAGGCTCGTTTCTGCAGATGGGTGATAGCCGGTGTGATTCATGTCCGCGGTGCGCTCAGCGTCTCCGGTCGTGCGGATTGGGTCGTTAGGCGCCCGCCCGGCACCGGCCCCATCGGCGGCGGCCCAGTCGTTGTCGTCGACGTCATTGTCGTGGTCTGCGGCGCGGGCGGGCCGCGCGGTCTGCTCACCGACGACCCGGGTGGAGGTCTGCGGGGTAGCGCCCGGCCGCGCTGCAGTCCTTACCGATGCGGCCGGGCTCACCGGCAGGCCCGCACCGCCCACCCCGGCCGCGGGGGGTGGTGTGGTGCCGAAAGGCTGCGGTGACAGCGGCGACACCCCCCAACGATCCGCCACACCGCCTGAGACGGCCGGCCCGGCCACGACGGCGTCAGCGTTTGCCGGGCCCACCGCGGCCGACTGTGCGGTCGGACCCGTCGGCCCACCGATCGAACCCGCGTTCGCCGACACCCGGTGGTAGTGGCTGATCTCCTCACCCATCAACGATGCGGTATGCACCGAATGGTCGATCAATACCGCTTGGACGGGTATACACACAGCAAGCGCGACGCCAGACACCGTTAGCTGTAACGCGAGGGACGCAGTAAACTCGCCCTGCCTCTCAAGCTGAACGGCAACTACCCCGCATATGATGAGCAGACCGATGAAGAATCCCAACACACTTCGCGCGTCGAAGACCGTGTCCGCGTGCTTGTCCAAGAGATGTTCCATGCGCCTGTCGGTGTCAGCCATTTGCTCGACCAGCTCCCGCAGACTATTGCTCTTGGCGCCGAAGGCATCTGATGCAGAACCTTGCCACACAGCGTGCGGCAAGTCCGGCAACTGTTGAGCAATGTCGCTGAACTTCTTCCAGCCGCTGCCGAACCTCTCCCCCCTCTCTTGATCAACCCCGTCCAACGCCAGCATGGTCGCGACAACGACCAACACTTGCCCAATGATCATCCCGTAGGTCGTTTGTGTGGCGGCGACAGGTCGCGGTACTAGGCCAGCAAGACCTGGGCCTGCGGGAGTCATTCCCTGGCATCCTTTCGAGCCGGTGGTGTTCCCGCGGATCGTTGAGGACCGCAGGCTCACGGTTCCGGTGCTGCTTTGCGGAGTCCGGGCCGCACCGCCTTCCGACGGGCCCGCACGTCACTAGGACACCTTGCGATGACCGCAGAACACCGTACGACGACCCCAGTACCGTTTCAGTCGCCCACCAGCAACGGTGATGTGCGTGTCTTGTGCAGGTATTTGGCAATCATGAAGTGTGCTGGTCGCACCACCCTCGAGTCACCGTGGCGCAAACCTGGGTGAGTCATTGCCAACCTGGTCGGTGGTCGTAGGCGAACGGTGACTAGTTTGACTGGGCTGTTGATCGTGTAGTTGTGTCAGATCACACCGGCGAGGGCAAGCAGGGGTTGGGCGACACGGATGTAGCCGCCTTTGGGTGTGCGCCCGCTGTGGCGTTCGAGATCGAGCTGGTCCTTGCACGACCACCTTCGCGCCCAGCGCCCCGAGGTGACGGGCATGCCCGAACAGCTCTGCGGCGATCTATATTTCGCCGAGCTTCGGGTCGGTCAGACGCCAAGCGACCGACCGGCATCCCCTCCGCCGTGCTGATCAGATACCGCTTCAACCCCCAAAACCGGCGGGAGTTCGCGGCGCAGCAGCCGTAGTTCGCCCACCCGGCCAGATCGGAACGCTTCACCGTCTCCCGGCATGCAGCCGCACGGCACCGGGGTGGCGTCGACCGAGCGAACCTGAGATCTTCGGCCCACGATGGGCACTGGCTGGCCAGATACCACATGGCCTGGCAGACCAGAGCGGTGCCGCCGCCGTGACCCGCGGGTGGTAGCCGGGCTGTTTCGGCAGGTGGCGGAATGGCTGCCAGGTCGGCCGAACACGTTCGCAGCCAATGATGTTCGCTGCGGGCGCCGAGCAGCACCTGGGGCATGGCCAGGCATACCAGCTCGGCGTCGAACAGCTTCGGCCGTCCCGAACGGCGCCAGTCGGGTTGGGCCACGTGATCGGCGATCCTCACCCACCGAACGTGTAACCATGGCGGCATCGCCCGGCGTGTCGCCGCCACCAGTGCACACTCGACGCAGCCAGCGCACGCCCGACGCGGAGTCCCGAATACTCAGTTAGACCGCGATTGTCGGATGGCGACAAACACCAACGTTCGGGCTAGGGCAACTACTGTGGCCACCTTGCACTGTCATGACCTGGGCCGCACTGTCATGACCTGGACGTGAGCGCACCTGGCTTGGCCAGAATCCATCAATAGATTCAGGCCCAGGACGGGTGGTGCGGTCGCGCGCCGTCGGTGGCGATGGTCACGCGATAGCAACGATGCTGTCGCCGATCACCAGGCCGGCCCGCGGCTGCTACCAGCGAATTTCACTTCTCCCCAATGCTTGCCGAAATCCCGCCCGCCAGAGTCTTGGTCAACTCGAACACATAGGTCGCCGAGGCCCCATTCCGCCGGCGACCGCCCACCTTGAGGCCCTGGAGTGCACACATGACCCAGCTATCAATTCAACATGCGCGAACGCAGGGACACGTTCTTGCTAATACCGCACCGTCGAAGTCAAACCACGCCGCTGTCAGCTCGAAAGCGTCGCGGTGTTCGCGACGATGACTACCCCGCACGGTGCACATGGGTTCGGAGACGACGACGGCGACTTCTCCTCCGACCCACATTTCTTCGGCACCGGCGGCGGTGCGGATATGGCCGATCTGGATTTTCTAGTCGCCGACCACCACAGCGACGACGATTCAGCCGACCTGGATTTCCTGGTCGCCGACCACCAGAGCAGCCAGGATTCGGAGTTCGATGCGCCTGAGGCGTACGCGCCCGTCGAGGACCCCACGGACAGCGAAATCGACCTCGACGCACTATGTCCGCCGACCCAGCAGGAAACCAAGGAGTTGGAGCCCCGGCTGTTCACGGTGACCAACCCCGCCGGGACGGTGTCGGTGTCAGCGCTCATGGGCGGCGCCATCCGCGAGGTCGAGCTGTCCGAGAAAGTGACCGACATGACTGAGTCGGAGCTTGAAGACGAGATACTTGTCCTTGCGGAACTTGCCCGACTAAAGGCGCAGTCTGCCCAATACACTTTCATGCTTGAAAACGTCCCCGAAACGCATTCAGAATACAGCTCTCAATTGCGCGACTTTATCGAACAGCATCTCGATCTGCCGACGCCCGAACAGGCCGCCGCGGCGCAAGCGGAAGTATTTGCAAAGCGATACACCCATGACGACGGTTGATCACCTAAGCGCGCGCCGCAGGCCGGCACAGCAGGTTGGCGGCACCGACCGATACACGCGCGCCGGGGCAGACGGCGGAGCAGAATTCTTGGTCACTCGCGGGACATTGGGCCACAACGGTGCGGGCGCGGCAGCAGAGCTGGCCGCCGTGCCTAGACACCTCAACATCAGCGCGTGAACCATGGCGAGTTTCCGACTTACCACCAGGATCCAGGTCAGCGGCTGGCGCTTTCTGCTTCGCCGGCTCGAACATGCCATCGTGCTCCGGGACACCCGGATGTTCGACGACCCGCTACAGTTCTATAGCCGGTCAACCACGCTGGGGATCGTCGTTGCGCTGATGCTCGTGATTGGCGCCGGGTTGTTGGCCTACCTCAACCCGAAGGGCAATCTTGGCGACGCCACCCTTGTCGCTGACCGCTCGACCAACCAGCTTTATGTGATCCTCTCCGGGCAGCTACATCCGGTCTACAACCTGACCTCGGCACGGCTGGTACTGGGCAATCCGGCCAACCCCATGGCCGTCGCCTCCGCAGACCTGAATGGCATGCCCAAAGGCCAGACCATCGGCATCCCCGGTGCCCCGTACGCCACGCCGGTGTCATCAGAGACCTCGTCGGTCTGGGCACTGTGCGATACCGTCACCGCCGCCGCCAGCGATGCTCCCGCGCTGGAGACGGTGGTGGTGTCCATGCCGCTGGTCCCCGATGCCGCGATAGATCCGATCCGGTCCGATGAGGCGGTTCTGGTATCCCACCAGGGCAAAGTATGGGTAGTCACCCCGGAAGGCCGGCACGCTTTGGATCTCGGCGACCGGGCCCTCACCTCCGCAGTGGGGATAGCCGAGACCGCCAAACCGATACCGATATCTGAAGCTCTGTTCAACGCGCTACCCGACGGCGGGGCCTGGCAGCTGCCGCCGATGCCCGCCCAGGGTGCGCCCAACTCTCTTGGGCTGCCCGACGATCTTGTGATCGGGTCGGTTTTTCAGATCTACACCGAACGCGGGCCGCAGAACTTTGTGGTGCTGCCCGACGGCATCGCGCGGGTGAGTCCCACCACCGCTGACGCGCTGCGCGACGTCGAGTCACACGGCCTGCTTGAGCCCCCGATGGTGGAATCCAGTCTGGTGGTCAAGTTCCCGGAACAGGTGTACGCCTCCCCCTTGCCCGACGAACCGCTCAAGCTCACATCCGCGACCGAGGAGCCCACGCTGTGCTGGACGTGGGAACACACACCCGCCGATCAATCGCCGAAGATAACGGTGCTCACCGGCCGGCATTTGCCGATACCGCCGTCAGCCATGGCCGCAGGTATCAAGCAAATCCAAGGGACGGCAACAGTTTTCACAAACTCCGGCAAGTACGTCACACTGCAGTCCCCGGATCCCCGACACGGTGAAGCCGCATACTACATCGACCCGCAAGGGGTGCGCTACGGGATTCCGAACGAGGAAACCGCGAACGCGCTGGGATTGAATTCGCCCAAGACCGCGCCTTGGGAGGTCGTTCGATTCCTGGTCGAAGGACCGGTGCTGTCCAAGGACGCCGCCTTGCTTGAGCACGACACGCTGCCCGCTGACCCTAGCCCCCGCAGATTTCCCGCCGAGCCCCCCGGAACACGGTGACGATGACGAAACGGCTCACTGCGATCATCACCCGCGGTCACCGATTGACGCCGCCAAACCCCGGGCCTGGAATTTCGGTGTCACCAAACGGCGCTGCGGGAATCCCCGCATCCCCCGTCGAACCTCCGCAGAAGCGCTCCCAACGCCACTCGGACAGTAGTCCCGCCACGGCGGAGTTGACCGTTCAACACGCGAATTTCCGGAGAGATACCTAGATGCAGCAAATGTCTTACCAGCCCACGGTTGCCGACATTGGCACACAAGTAAGCGATATCGCTATCAGCGGCCTGGCAACGGGCGCGACGGCGCTGACCTCGGTAACCGGGCTGGCGCCCGCGGGAGCAGACGAGGTCTCAGCGCAGGCGGCGACGGTATTCGCCTCAGAGGGCGCCCAGCTGTTGGCGATCCACGCACTGGCGCAAGAAGAACTCAAGCGGGCGGGCGAAGCGCTTCAGGCCATAGCCAGCATCTATGGGCAAGTCGACACCGACGCCGCCAACACATTTGGGTAGACACTTCGCATCGAGCAAGCAAGGGGACCGATCATGCTGTGGCACGCAATGCCACCGGAGCTCAACGCCGCGCGATTGATGGCCGGAGCGGGTCCGGAGCCAATGCTGGTTGCCTCCGCGGGGTGGGAGGCGCTGGCGGCGGCCCTGGACAACCAGGCCGGCGAGTTGTCCGCACGCCTGTGCGCCCTCAGCCAGGCGTGGACCGGTGACAGCAGCGAACGTGCGATCGCCGCGGCCTCGCCGATGCTGGCGTGGCTCCGAACCGTGGCAGCGCAGGCAAAGCTGCGCGCCCAGCGGGCAACCGCACAGGCAGCGGCGTACACCGAGGCGGTGTCCACGATGCCTTCGTTGCCGGAGATCGCCGCCAACCATGTCACACATGTCGTTCTTACGGCCACGAATTTCTTCGGTATCAACACAGTGCCGATCGCTTTCAACGAGATGGACTATTTCGTCCGCATGTGGAATCAGGCCGCCCAGGCGATGGACATCTACCAGGCGGAGACCGCGGTTAATACCCGTTTCGACAGGGTTG comes from the Mycobacterium shinjukuense genome and includes:
- a CDS encoding PE family protein; amino-acid sequence: MQQMSYQPTVADIGTQVSDIAISGLATGATALTSVTGLAPAGADEVSAQAATVFASEGAQLLAIHALAQEELKRAGEALQAIASIYGQVDTDAANTFG
- a CDS encoding ESX-1 secretion-associated protein; this encodes MSHLVVNPAHVSKLAHKQDDVADQIGSATRVTNGIGHDVWVAHGVASAYSNRAVDKAESARRAAGEALQAAAKGLAANLRTAAAAYHRTDQHHAGKLDDQLR
- the eccB gene encoding type VII secretion protein EccB; this encodes MASFRLTTRIQVSGWRFLLRRLEHAIVLRDTRMFDDPLQFYSRSTTLGIVVALMLVIGAGLLAYLNPKGNLGDATLVADRSTNQLYVILSGQLHPVYNLTSARLVLGNPANPMAVASADLNGMPKGQTIGIPGAPYATPVSSETSSVWALCDTVTAAASDAPALETVVVSMPLVPDAAIDPIRSDEAVLVSHQGKVWVVTPEGRHALDLGDRALTSAVGIAETAKPIPISEALFNALPDGGAWQLPPMPAQGAPNSLGLPDDLVIGSVFQIYTERGPQNFVVLPDGIARVSPTTADALRDVESHGLLEPPMVESSLVVKFPEQVYASPLPDEPLKLTSATEEPTLCWTWEHTPADQSPKITVLTGRHLPIPPSAMAAGIKQIQGTATVFTNSGKYVTLQSPDPRHGEAAYYIDPQGVRYGIPNEETANALGLNSPKTAPWEVVRFLVEGPVLSKDAALLEHDTLPADPSPRRFPAEPPGTR
- a CDS encoding EspA/EspE family type VII secretion system effector, producing MLVVVATMLALDGVDQERGERFGSGWKKFSDIAQQLPDLPHAVWQGSASDAFGAKSNSLRELVEQMADTDRRMEHLLDKHADTVFDARSVLGFFIGLLIICGVVAVQLERQGEFTASLALQLTVSGVALAVCIPVQAVLIDHSVHTASLMGEEISHYHRVSANAGSIGGPTGPTAQSAAVGPANADAVVAGPAVSGGVADRWGVSPLSPQPFGTTPPPAAGVGGAGLPVSPAASVRTAARPGATPQTSTRVVGEQTARPARAADHDNDVDDNDWAAADGAGAGRAPNDPIRTTGDAERTADMNHTGYHPSAETSLKGTERKGN